From one Paenibacillus sp. FSL K6-1330 genomic stretch:
- a CDS encoding sensor histidine kinase translates to MRVLPVVVFLRDRLIYVLSGFLMISTGVCLMLLENARYLGWMDTSTIYYFVVAAAFFLILGLVVDYIRQREYYNQLKNAIERSDELHVEAIVQSAVTKEQQLVARLLEQQMSAYLNKLGAYRRQQELHNHFVLQWVHHMKTPLSVIDLLLQETAKQLPSSEKEQQELAFSLHEEADRMSRGLEMLLHTARLEKFEMDLHLKKTPLHDVIRDVLIAHKRLCIRHNVIPQIHGEAWTETDEKWMTVVLNQIVSNAIKYSKNKKGLKKLIFLLDQSTDTGSKLSITDEGSGIAPHDIPRIFDPFFTGENGRSAEESTGMGLYLAKQVCSKLGHELSVSSELGVGTTITITFHPHGIHLLLGSKANKDMHAL, encoded by the coding sequence ATGAGAGTGCTCCCGGTAGTGGTGTTCCTTCGTGACCGGCTAATTTATGTGTTATCCGGATTCCTTATGATTAGTACCGGCGTCTGTTTAATGCTTCTGGAAAACGCGCGTTATCTTGGATGGATGGATACGAGTACGATTTATTATTTTGTTGTTGCAGCCGCGTTCTTTTTGATTCTTGGACTAGTTGTTGACTATATTCGGCAGCGTGAGTATTACAACCAGCTTAAAAATGCGATTGAAAGGTCTGATGAATTACACGTTGAAGCCATCGTACAATCTGCAGTAACGAAGGAGCAGCAGCTTGTCGCTAGATTGCTTGAGCAACAAATGAGCGCTTATTTGAATAAGCTGGGCGCATACCGCCGTCAGCAGGAGCTTCATAATCATTTTGTGCTGCAGTGGGTGCATCATATGAAGACGCCCTTATCGGTTATCGATCTGCTCTTGCAAGAGACAGCGAAGCAGCTGCCGTCTTCAGAGAAGGAACAACAAGAGCTCGCCTTCAGCCTGCATGAAGAAGCGGATCGAATGTCGAGAGGTCTGGAAATGCTGCTCCATACGGCACGCCTTGAGAAGTTCGAAATGGATCTTCATCTCAAAAAAACGCCTCTTCACGACGTGATACGAGACGTTCTGATCGCACACAAACGTCTTTGTATTCGGCATAACGTCATACCGCAAATACATGGCGAGGCATGGACGGAAACGGATGAGAAGTGGATGACCGTCGTACTCAATCAAATTGTCAGCAACGCTATTAAATACAGTAAGAACAAGAAAGGCCTAAAAAAACTAATTTTCCTCTTGGATCAGAGTACAGACACTGGCAGCAAACTTAGCATAACCGATGAAGGAAGTGGTATCGCACCTCACGATATACCACGAATATTTGATCCTTTCTTCACTGGCGAGAACGGACGATCTGCAGAGGAATCGACGGGAATGGGACTCTATTTAGCGAAGCAAGTGTGCAGCAAACTCGGTCATGAACTTTCCGTATCGTCGGAGTTGGGTGTTGGTACGACGATTACGATCACTTTTCACCCCCATGGCATACACCTCCTTCTTGGCAGCAAAGCGAACAAGGACATGCACGCTTTGTGA
- a CDS encoding FtsX-like permease family protein: MTLRSLALSNIRGNWRSYGAFFMSSVLSVMIFYIYAAFVAHPALTSGQLIGTAKVRLGMVLCQYIIVIFSFLFVLYSNSAFLKSRKKEFGLLYMFGITRIQLRRLIVYENTVIAVLAIAAGIGLGILFSKPFFMALAVLLGMKESIAALVPLRALWMTTGGFFMLFTFISVVTAWRVGSTEIAGLLNAAGRPKERSVYSPWFALLAVLCLASSYGMALRLNMANFSMLAPMILLTAVLGTYLLFTQFSRLLLRIIKGSARVYYNRTNLIVFAQLGLKLKENARMLFIVSILSAVILTASGTIYMLGLAVQLDNVKTQYEDAQGVISLTMFIGVFISLLFFIASGSMIYFKLFTELQEDQAQYKALTRIGMTQTELRKIVFMQVGILFFAPCLVGIVHALVALKALNNLLMVSNWIYSFVIIGIYMAMQTIYFLVACNSYMKSINLKGKRL, translated from the coding sequence ATGACGCTCCGTTCGCTCGCGCTTAGCAACATCCGCGGCAATTGGCGGTCATACGGCGCGTTTTTTATGAGCAGCGTATTGTCCGTCATGATCTTTTATATCTATGCGGCGTTTGTTGCGCATCCGGCTTTGACAAGCGGTCAGTTGATCGGAACTGCGAAAGTAAGATTGGGCATGGTGCTTTGCCAATACATCATCGTCATTTTCTCGTTTTTGTTCGTGCTTTACTCCAATTCGGCTTTTCTGAAGTCCAGAAAGAAGGAATTCGGCCTTCTATACATGTTCGGAATAACCCGTATTCAGCTTCGCAGACTTATCGTGTATGAGAACACGGTGATTGCCGTTTTGGCCATCGCAGCCGGCATCGGGCTGGGGATACTATTCAGCAAGCCGTTTTTTATGGCGCTCGCAGTGCTGCTTGGCATGAAAGAATCCATTGCCGCTCTTGTACCGCTTCGCGCGCTGTGGATGACGACCGGCGGCTTTTTTATGCTGTTCACGTTCATTTCCGTGGTAACGGCATGGCGTGTGGGGAGTACGGAAATTGCAGGATTGCTTAATGCAGCGGGAAGGCCGAAGGAACGGTCCGTTTATTCGCCATGGTTTGCTCTGCTTGCAGTCTTGTGTTTGGCATCCTCGTATGGGATGGCTTTGAGGTTAAATATGGCGAATTTTAGCATGCTTGCACCGATGATTCTGCTTACGGCAGTTCTTGGAACTTATCTTTTATTCACGCAGTTCAGTAGATTGCTGCTGCGAATCATTAAAGGTTCTGCAAGAGTCTACTATAATCGAACGAATTTGATCGTATTCGCTCAGCTTGGTCTGAAGTTGAAGGAAAACGCGAGAATGTTGTTTATCGTGTCGATTTTGAGCGCGGTTATTTTAACGGCATCCGGAACGATATACATGTTGGGACTTGCCGTACAGTTGGACAATGTAAAGACGCAATATGAGGATGCCCAAGGGGTCATTTCTCTTACGATGTTCATTGGCGTGTTCATTAGTTTACTGTTCTTTATCGCATCCGGCAGTATGATTTATTTCAAATTGTTCACGGAACTGCAGGAGGATCAGGCGCAGTATAAAGCACTGACCCGTATCGGTATGACGCAAACCGAACTTCGAAAAATCGTCTTTATGCAGGTCGGCATTCTTTTCTTCGCGCCATGCCTCGTCGGTATCGTACATGCGTTGGTCGCGCTTAAAGCATTAAATAACCTGCTTATGGTATCCAATTGGATCTATTCGTTCGTCATCATCGGTATTTACATGGCCATGCAAACGATTTATTTCCTTGTGGCCTGCAATAGCTACATGAAAAGCATAAATTTAAAGGGGAAACGGTTATGA
- a CDS encoding ABC transporter permease has translation MSVSSSRKITQILGAELGKLVTLPLIWLTLMGTFILSLVLAAAFTSVGLQGAAGTQNILNIGLASMGYLQAGFIILGILATCSEYTGGQIRTTLTTIPWRGFQLSTKHLALAIITIPAAFIITASGVLYTFIMMKDTAVVIEIDAMIESLVGATGYLTLTTLLSAAIGALLRRTTPALVILLGYYFIVSPLSRDFLPSITNYFPDTAGYYMYMPPSSDEINVLTPMQGTGISMLWTLIFFTAAIVFYRKRDA, from the coding sequence ATGAGTGTCTCATCTAGTAGAAAGATAACACAAATCCTTGGTGCTGAACTGGGTAAATTAGTTACATTACCATTGATATGGCTCACTCTTATGGGTACATTCATTCTTAGTTTAGTTTTAGCCGCAGCTTTTACTTCTGTTGGTCTACAAGGGGCAGCAGGAACGCAAAATATACTGAATATAGGTCTTGCTTCTATGGGATATCTTCAAGCAGGCTTCATTATTCTTGGTATATTAGCTACTTGTTCGGAGTATACAGGTGGACAGATTCGAACTACTTTAACTACGATACCTTGGCGCGGGTTCCAATTATCCACGAAGCATTTGGCATTGGCAATTATAACTATTCCTGCTGCGTTTATTATTACTGCATCAGGTGTACTATATACCTTTATCATGATGAAAGACACAGCAGTAGTGATTGAAATAGACGCAATGATAGAATCATTAGTAGGTGCAACAGGCTATCTAACATTAACCACACTTCTCAGTGCAGCTATAGGTGCTTTACTGAGACGAACCACTCCTGCTTTAGTGATACTGCTTGGTTATTATTTCATTGTCAGTCCATTGTCAAGAGATTTTCTACCTAGTATTACAAATTATTTTCCGGATACGGCAGGATATTATATGTATATGCCGCCTTCCTCTGATGAGATAAATGTCCTTACACCCATGCAAGGGACAGGTATTTCAATGTTATGGACACTGATTTTTTTTACAGCAGCTATTGTATTTTACCGTAAACGAGATGCCTAA
- a CDS encoding ABC transporter permease — MRAFNAELSKLFSLPGIWLAFLIGAFAPAVIAALDSIAQKEEIIAGVSTRLTEVGYIGLALGVQGVIIIGVLAVSSEYLTESSESGGGQQITTSLTVVTSRFLFLLAKAGAVTVISILLCIVAIMTTVSATHLILGEYAPAFEWSRLIGAVCYWTFTALLALGITLLTKNGIIPLAVLIINSSVVSFSVLLSKVTKLAFYLPDRAGAEMFMFTSDRLHTPSTGSLFDRFHTPFTGGLVMFAWVVVFFIVAAIVFHRRDVAA, encoded by the coding sequence ATGAGAGCATTCAACGCAGAACTATCTAAATTGTTCTCCCTGCCGGGCATCTGGCTTGCCTTTCTTATTGGAGCATTTGCCCCAGCGGTCATTGCTGCCTTGGACAGTATAGCTCAAAAAGAGGAGATTATAGCTGGAGTTAGCACACGGCTAACGGAAGTTGGATATATTGGCTTAGCTCTTGGTGTGCAAGGTGTCATTATTATTGGGGTGCTTGCTGTCAGCAGTGAGTATTTGACAGAGAGCAGTGAATCTGGTGGAGGACAACAGATTACAACAAGTTTAACTGTTGTTACATCCCGATTTCTTTTTTTGCTGGCAAAAGCAGGCGCTGTGACAGTGATCAGCATACTGCTATGTATTGTTGCTATTATGACAACTGTGTCTGCAACGCATCTTATTCTCGGTGAATATGCCCCTGCATTTGAATGGTCCAGACTTATCGGTGCAGTTTGTTACTGGACATTCACTGCTCTTTTAGCACTTGGGATTACTTTGCTAACTAAGAATGGCATCATCCCGCTTGCTGTGCTCATAATAAATTCTTCCGTTGTATCATTTAGTGTCCTGCTTTCTAAGGTTACAAAGTTGGCGTTTTACTTACCAGATAGGGCTGGCGCTGAAATGTTTATGTTTACAAGCGACAGACTTCACACCCCGTCCACAGGCAGTTTATTCGACAGATTTCACACCCCCTTCACAGGCGGTTTAGTCATGTTTGCCTGGGTAGTCGTTTTTTTCATTGTTGCAGCTATTGTATTCCATAGGAGGGACGTTGCAGCATGA
- the lepB gene encoding signal peptidase I: protein MMKVVIIVIVFGLIFAACSSSEETSKIITDSITKPTINTVTKNELDSKQVIYNHNYDNMDRGNHDLEGQVVIDLKYYNEHAISRGDIVYFTNPETKKNLGEYSISRVIGLPGEKVKIEKGQIYINGKMLDAFYGRAHRLGADLDSLKKALERVDLEDYIRKNIENIANYFEELTMKEIEIPEDSIYIVGDDWFRSNDSRFFGPLPTDKIEGKVVGVIGSP from the coding sequence ATGATGAAAGTGGTCATTATCGTTATTGTATTTGGACTGATATTTGCAGCATGTAGTAGTTCAGAGGAAACAAGTAAAATCATCACTGATTCCATAACGAAACCAACGATTAATACAGTAACCAAAAATGAGTTAGATTCCAAGCAGGTCATCTACAATCATAACTATGACAACATGGATCGTGGGAATCATGATTTAGAAGGCCAGGTTGTGATTGATTTGAAGTATTACAATGAGCATGCGATTAGCCGCGGTGATATCGTATACTTTACAAATCCTGAAACTAAAAAGAATCTTGGTGAGTACAGTATTTCTAGAGTAATCGGGTTACCTGGCGAAAAAGTAAAGATTGAAAAAGGACAGATCTATATTAACGGGAAAATGCTTGATGCCTTTTACGGAAGAGCACATCGACTGGGTGCTGATCTCGATAGTTTGAAAAAAGCTTTAGAGCGTGTTGACTTAGAAGATTACATAAGAAAAAACATCGAAAATATAGCGAATTATTTTGAGGAATTAACTATGAAGGAAATTGAGATCCCTGAAGACAGCATTTATATTGTAGGTGATGATTGGTTTCGCAGTAATGATAGCAGATTCTTTGGGCCATTACCCACAGATAAAATTGAGGGAAAAGTGGTTGGGGTGATCGGTAGCCCGTAA
- a CDS encoding HAMP domain-containing sensor histidine kinase — MKQNRSLFHRFLKVHFLFIFFPPISLIFFSAFFGISDMNEKVLNTLNLFYVTILLFGFIIVAFVILSWLFFLKLQKRLARLQEVMSFSAKNNSFPKPISVQSDRMDEIDQLGISFNWMIQQLEDSRKRAFEEELLRHRLIANLSHDLRTPLTILRGHVTSLNKESMSFEGQNSLTEINHTITRVGDLMDDLLSYTLLTSGKHPFGPVSTDIVRLVRASVAAWYPVFEDKEIQLDVDLPAEDTFYWEADPNWMTRVLDNLFQNILRHAAEGKYANIVVDVEKEQIIIADRGPGLDNSSYERGAGIGLSTCHYMLKKMNLKANFTSNEKGTSVAIARA; from the coding sequence ATGAAACAGAATAGATCATTATTTCATCGTTTTCTAAAAGTGCATTTTCTATTTATCTTTTTTCCTCCCATTTCACTTATTTTCTTCAGTGCGTTTTTTGGGATTTCTGATATGAATGAAAAAGTTCTGAACACGTTAAATCTATTTTACGTTACCATACTTTTGTTTGGTTTTATTATTGTAGCATTTGTTATATTATCTTGGCTGTTCTTCTTGAAACTTCAAAAACGTCTCGCCCGCTTACAGGAAGTCATGTCATTTTCAGCTAAAAATAATTCATTTCCTAAACCCATATCTGTTCAATCGGATCGCATGGATGAGATAGACCAGTTAGGAATTTCTTTTAATTGGATGATTCAGCAGCTTGAAGACAGTCGCAAGCGAGCATTTGAAGAGGAATTATTACGACATCGACTCATTGCGAATTTATCTCACGACTTACGAACGCCACTTACCATTTTGAGAGGACATGTCACCAGTTTAAATAAAGAATCCATGAGTTTCGAAGGACAAAACTCGTTAACAGAGATTAACCATACGATTACAAGAGTCGGAGATCTAATGGATGATTTACTGTCCTATACATTGCTTACATCAGGGAAACATCCTTTTGGGCCCGTTTCAACAGATATTGTACGTTTAGTAAGAGCATCTGTTGCTGCGTGGTATCCTGTGTTTGAAGATAAAGAAATTCAGCTCGATGTTGATTTACCGGCAGAGGATACTTTTTATTGGGAAGCAGATCCTAATTGGATGACACGGGTTTTGGATAATTTATTTCAGAATATTCTTCGCCATGCAGCAGAGGGAAAATATGCAAACATTGTGGTTGATGTAGAAAAAGAACAGATCATTATTGCAGACAGAGGTCCAGGTTTGGATAACTCTTCCTATGAGCGTGGGGCGGGGATTGGTTTATCGACTTGTCATTATATGTTGAAAAAAATGAATCTGAAAGCGAACTTTACATCAAATGAAAAGGGCACAAGTGTAGCTATTGCAAGGGCTTAA
- a CDS encoding response regulator transcription factor, which translates to MYRIYIVEDDSKISAVLKRNMEKYGFDAACASEFRDIVPELEVYEPHLVMLDINLPYFDGYYWCRQIRKKSNVPIIFISARAGEMDQVLAIDNGGDDYITKPIHLDLLIAKIKSVLRRVYGDYSASTGHAPSPENELNVQGLRLNLSRNELIWQTQRTQITKNEQLLAECFIQQYGRTVSRDQLLGTLWDNAQFVDDNTLTVNVARLRKKLEELGLPNAIATVRGMGYKLILGEEQGETSL; encoded by the coding sequence TTGTACCGGATTTATATTGTGGAGGACGATAGCAAAATTAGCGCCGTCCTAAAGAGAAATATGGAGAAATACGGATTTGATGCAGCTTGCGCATCAGAGTTTCGAGACATCGTGCCGGAACTTGAGGTGTATGAACCGCATTTGGTCATGCTTGATATAAACCTGCCGTACTTTGACGGCTATTATTGGTGCAGGCAAATACGTAAAAAATCCAACGTACCGATCATTTTCATATCCGCTCGTGCGGGTGAGATGGATCAGGTGCTGGCCATAGATAACGGCGGTGATGATTACATCACGAAGCCGATTCATTTAGATCTTTTAATCGCGAAGATAAAAAGTGTATTAAGGAGAGTTTACGGGGATTATTCGGCATCGACCGGTCATGCCCCGTCGCCTGAAAACGAGTTGAACGTACAAGGCTTGCGACTGAACCTTAGCCGTAATGAACTTATATGGCAAACACAAAGAACCCAGATTACGAAGAATGAACAGTTGTTAGCTGAATGCTTCATACAGCAGTACGGAAGAACCGTCTCGAGGGATCAGCTCTTGGGGACGTTATGGGACAATGCGCAGTTTGTCGATGACAATACGTTGACCGTCAATGTTGCAAGATTGCGCAAGAAACTGGAGGAGCTGGGGCTGCCGAATGCGATCGCGACAGTACGAGGTATGGGTTATAAACTGATTCTGGGCGAAGAGCAGGGGGAGACGAGTTTATGA
- a CDS encoding response regulator transcription factor, with protein MKRNVLYIEDNEKIGSWVKEELEQRGFSVQWLLTGEGAEREVNQHEIVILDIMLPGLDGFTVGRRLKKAAPAVPILLLTARTSIDDKVDGLQFADDYLTKPFHTDELVARLEVLIRRNGGTKSERISLGNLIEVDPEGQMIFDKRTGEEIILTGKQHQILMYFLRHPNQVLTKEQIYEAIWEEAYITGDKTLMVHIHRLRQKLERHPDSSEIIETLKGIGYRVKL; from the coding sequence TTGAAAAGAAACGTATTATACATTGAAGATAATGAGAAAATAGGCAGTTGGGTAAAGGAAGAATTGGAACAGCGAGGGTTTTCAGTTCAGTGGCTGCTAACTGGTGAAGGAGCCGAAAGAGAAGTCAATCAGCATGAAATCGTTATTTTGGATATCATGTTACCCGGTTTAGACGGATTTACTGTGGGAAGACGATTAAAGAAGGCAGCTCCTGCTGTTCCTATTTTGCTGTTAACTGCTCGAACATCGATAGATGATAAAGTAGATGGTTTACAATTTGCTGATGACTACTTAACGAAACCATTCCATACAGATGAATTAGTTGCAAGATTAGAAGTATTAATCCGTCGTAATGGTGGAACAAAATCCGAACGCATTTCATTAGGAAATCTGATTGAAGTAGATCCAGAAGGTCAAATGATATTTGACAAACGCACAGGAGAAGAAATTATATTAACAGGGAAACAGCATCAAATCTTAATGTACTTCTTACGCCACCCTAATCAAGTTTTAACAAAAGAACAAATTTATGAAGCTATTTGGGAAGAAGCTTATATAACTGGTGATAAAACATTAATGGTGCATATCCATCGACTGCGACAAAAATTAGAACGTCATCCGGATTCCTCAGAGATTATTGAAACGTTGAAGGGAATAGGCTATCGGGTGAAACTATGA
- a CDS encoding phosphotransferase produces MDPRQIEILCNELGLGDIAVAPIALSGGLLHRMYAVQTTSGRYVVKALNPEIMARPTAMQNFIRSELIANRAANYIPALPAKKFNGASIQQVGEQFCLVFEWMDGKSLKPSDINTGHCKIMGSILSSLHIGDFSDLGIVNNSSEDRRLTDWNFYLKKGQESNAEWTSILFENSEMLNDWNAEAINSAKQISTDMVISHGDLDPKNVLWDVKPILIDWECAGYRNSKQDLVETAIYWSENDSGEIDKDKFLSFIDGYKGTTQNQIHANWRMILASGFLGKLDWLEYCLKRSLWIDCTDHDEQKAGTEQVAGTILAIKRYAEKINEIEGWLKEI; encoded by the coding sequence TTGGACCCTCGTCAAATTGAGATTCTATGTAATGAATTAGGGCTAGGTGATATAGCCGTTGCCCCTATTGCGTTATCAGGCGGTTTATTACATCGTATGTATGCAGTACAAACCACATCAGGTAGATATGTAGTCAAAGCGTTAAACCCAGAAATTATGGCCAGACCAACGGCCATGCAAAACTTCATCAGATCAGAACTTATTGCTAATCGTGCTGCAAACTATATACCTGCTCTTCCGGCTAAGAAGTTTAATGGTGCTTCTATCCAACAAGTGGGTGAGCAATTCTGTCTCGTATTTGAATGGATGGATGGCAAAAGCCTTAAGCCCAGCGACATAAATACGGGTCATTGCAAAATAATGGGTAGCATTCTTTCATCTCTACATATTGGGGATTTCTCAGACCTTGGAATAGTTAATAATTCTTCTGAAGATCGGAGACTAACTGATTGGAACTTCTATTTGAAAAAAGGGCAAGAGAGTAATGCCGAATGGACAAGTATATTATTTGAAAACAGTGAAATGCTTAACGATTGGAATGCCGAAGCTATAAATTCAGCGAAGCAAATTTCAACAGATATGGTCATCAGTCATGGCGACCTAGACCCTAAGAATGTTTTGTGGGATGTTAAACCAATTCTGATTGATTGGGAATGTGCAGGATATAGAAACTCTAAGCAAGATTTAGTTGAAACGGCTATTTATTGGTCTGAAAATGATTCGGGCGAGATTGACAAAGACAAATTCTTATCTTTCATAGATGGCTATAAGGGAACAACACAAAACCAAATCCATGCAAACTGGAGGATGATACTGGCAAGTGGATTTTTAGGGAAGTTGGACTGGCTAGAATATTGTCTAAAGCGGTCTTTATGGATTGATTGCACGGATCACGATGAACAGAAAGCCGGGACCGAACAGGTTGCTGGAACCATACTAGCTATTAAGCGTTATGCAGAGAAAATTAATGAAATTGAAGGATGGCTGAAAGAGATCTAA
- a CDS encoding ATP-binding cassette domain-containing protein — protein MLTINNLVKYRGTQQILSGISFKARPGRVTGFLGPNGAGKSSTLRILLGLDRATSGSALINGKPFAELHNPLATVGAALDGSGAHRRRTGRAHLSWIARAAGLPSSRVEEVLEIVGLTNAADKRVGNYSLGMGRRLGMAAALLGNPQILVLDEPVNGLDPEGIRWIRTFLRERADSGNTVLLSSHLMGELAETVDDVVIIKHGKIVADGTLEEVIGNHSTLEEAFFALTSENAGEVG, from the coding sequence TTGCTTACCATTAATAACTTAGTCAAATATCGCGGAACTCAACAAATCTTATCAGGTATCAGTTTTAAAGCGAGACCTGGTAGAGTGACTGGTTTTTTAGGTCCGAATGGGGCAGGGAAAAGTTCTACACTACGCATCCTGCTTGGATTAGATCGTGCCACCTCAGGGAGTGCACTCATTAATGGCAAGCCATTCGCAGAATTACATAATCCTCTAGCAACAGTAGGTGCCGCACTGGATGGATCTGGAGCTCATCGTAGGCGAACAGGAAGGGCCCATTTAAGTTGGATTGCTCGTGCCGCAGGATTACCTAGTTCACGTGTCGAGGAAGTTCTGGAAATAGTGGGTCTTACTAATGCAGCTGACAAAAGAGTTGGGAATTATTCGCTTGGCATGGGGAGAAGACTTGGAATGGCGGCTGCACTACTGGGTAATCCCCAAATATTGGTTCTAGATGAACCAGTAAATGGGCTCGACCCGGAAGGAATTCGTTGGATTCGGACATTTTTACGTGAACGTGCTGATTCTGGAAACACGGTGTTACTGTCCAGTCATCTAATGGGAGAGCTTGCAGAGACTGTTGATGATGTGGTGATTATTAAGCATGGAAAAATCGTTGCAGATGGAACATTGGAAGAAGTAATAGGTAACCATTCCACGCTGGAGGAAGCCTTTTTTGCCCTGACATCTGAAAATGCAGGTGAGGTTGGATGA
- a CDS encoding ABC transporter ATP-binding protein, with translation MSILKAQGLNKIYSSKGNVVCTALHDIDLQVEHGEFVGVMGPSGSGKTTLLNLLAAMERPTSGHIEINGIYPNKLSDKKLALFRRRELGYIFQDFNLLDALTIKENIILPLVLEGTAPKLIEEKLKSLAEWLQITNLLNKRTYEVSGGQKQRAAIARALIHEPSLLLADELTGNLDSKSAKDVMESLKELNERFRATVLMVTHDPFSASYCQRIVFIKDGRIFSEIRRGSNRQAFFQQILDVLSVLGGNFNDAPFARA, from the coding sequence ATGAGTATACTTAAGGCACAGGGACTTAATAAAATTTACAGTTCCAAAGGGAATGTCGTATGCACAGCACTACATGACATTGACCTGCAAGTAGAACATGGCGAATTTGTCGGTGTCATGGGGCCGTCGGGAAGCGGAAAGACGACGCTGCTTAATCTTCTCGCGGCAATGGAACGTCCGACATCCGGCCATATCGAAATTAACGGAATTTATCCAAATAAGCTCAGCGATAAAAAATTGGCGCTTTTCAGAAGGCGCGAACTTGGCTACATCTTTCAGGATTTTAACCTGCTGGATGCCCTGACCATCAAAGAAAACATTATTTTGCCGCTGGTGTTGGAAGGGACGGCTCCCAAGTTGATCGAGGAAAAACTGAAGTCCCTTGCAGAATGGCTGCAAATTACTAATCTCTTGAACAAGCGCACCTATGAAGTGTCAGGCGGTCAGAAGCAGCGTGCGGCCATTGCGCGCGCCCTTATTCATGAGCCGTCGTTACTGCTCGCCGATGAACTGACGGGAAACCTGGATTCGAAGTCGGCGAAGGATGTGATGGAGTCGCTAAAAGAGTTGAACGAAAGATTCAGGGCAACGGTTTTAATGGTGACTCACGATCCATTTTCGGCGAGTTATTGCCAGCGCATCGTGTTCATCAAAGATGGAAGAATCTTTTCGGAAATTCGGCGCGGCTCCAACCGGCAAGCGTTTTTCCAACAAATATTAGACGTGCTGAGCGTATTGGGAGGGAATTTTAATGACGCTCCGTTCGCTCGCGCTTAG